In one Streptomyces venezuelae genomic region, the following are encoded:
- a CDS encoding helicase-associated domain-containing protein, with protein MSTEPQYTDNADASVTAPPRAADVPRSLAEALRSRDDDALAGLLRARPDLLNPVPNDLTQLATRAGTRASVVRALERLDRFAQQVAEVLAVAPDPASYEEVRRLLAGDDGDAAVEAALPRALATLHAQALVWGPDDRLRLVRTARELLAPAPQHPSPTGLGPTVAEATAGMSPTRVQDIVTAAGLPTTHDPVSAVQSLTALFTDRTRMSALLDEAPAESVEVLSRLVWGPPYGQVTADPARHLRWLLDRGLLLPTAPGTVVLPREAALHLRAGRAHRTPEPVPPTVEVAREYRPQVVDAAAAGQAYTALATVEELLKDWDEGGPAVLRAGGLSVRDLKRTAVALDTSEPLAAFWVELAYAAGLLASDGEADERYAATPAYDEWQELPAAERWSALATAWLAATRTAGLVGGRDGKDRTLSALGPHLDRSTAPEVRHRVLALAATLPEGTAPVPETLQNRLRWERPSASRGRPAQDGAANPSDSPTPQDLRSRIAQWTLNEAEMLGVTGRGALSSHGRALLSASSGASASTGPEGASADPSVEQSLAAAHATRLLAPLLPEPLDHVLLQADLTAVAPGPLERPLADALAVLADVESKGGATVYRFTPGSVRRALDAGQSASDLHAFLAAHSRTPVPQPLAYLIDDVARKHGHLRIGAASAYVRCDDEALLNEILADKRTQSLRLRRLAPTVLAAQADPGTLLDGLRAMGFAPAAESAEGDVLITRAHAHRTPPRSAPEPVPDGPPLPGATLIGAAVRAIRAGDLASTAPRKEAPTSPSDGRLPRTTAAETLATMQAAVLTGEALWIGYVNAEGTASQRVIAPVRVEGGFVTAYDHTADEVRTYPLHRVTGVAELADD; from the coding sequence ATGAGCACCGAGCCGCAGTACACGGACAACGCCGACGCGAGCGTCACCGCACCGCCGCGTGCGGCGGACGTGCCGCGGTCTCTCGCCGAAGCGCTCAGGTCGCGGGACGACGACGCGCTCGCCGGCCTGCTGCGCGCCCGGCCCGATCTCCTGAACCCCGTGCCGAACGACCTCACGCAGCTCGCCACCCGCGCGGGGACCCGCGCCTCCGTGGTGCGTGCGCTGGAGCGGCTCGACCGGTTCGCGCAGCAGGTCGCCGAGGTGCTCGCCGTGGCGCCCGATCCCGCCTCGTACGAGGAGGTGCGCCGCCTGCTCGCGGGGGACGACGGCGACGCCGCCGTCGAGGCCGCCCTGCCGCGCGCCCTCGCCACCCTCCACGCGCAGGCCCTCGTGTGGGGGCCCGACGACCGGCTGCGGCTCGTGCGCACCGCCCGCGAGCTCCTCGCCCCGGCGCCGCAGCACCCCTCCCCGACCGGTCTCGGCCCCACCGTCGCCGAGGCCACCGCCGGGATGTCGCCGACCCGGGTCCAGGACATCGTCACGGCGGCAGGACTGCCGACGACCCACGACCCGGTGTCCGCCGTACAGTCGTTGACCGCGCTGTTCACGGACCGTACGCGGATGTCGGCGCTGCTCGACGAGGCGCCGGCGGAGTCCGTGGAGGTGCTGTCCCGGCTCGTGTGGGGCCCGCCCTACGGCCAGGTCACCGCCGACCCCGCCCGCCACCTGCGCTGGCTCCTCGACCGGGGCCTGCTCCTCCCGACCGCGCCCGGCACGGTCGTGCTGCCCCGCGAGGCGGCCCTGCACCTGCGCGCGGGCCGCGCGCACCGCACCCCGGAGCCCGTGCCGCCGACCGTCGAGGTCGCCCGCGAATACCGTCCACAGGTTGTGGACGCGGCCGCCGCCGGACAGGCCTACACCGCGCTCGCCACCGTCGAGGAGCTCCTCAAGGACTGGGACGAGGGCGGGCCCGCGGTGCTGCGCGCGGGCGGGCTGAGCGTGCGCGACCTGAAACGGACCGCGGTGGCCCTCGACACGTCCGAGCCGCTCGCCGCGTTCTGGGTCGAACTCGCGTACGCGGCCGGGCTGCTGGCCTCGGACGGCGAGGCCGACGAGCGGTACGCGGCGACGCCCGCGTACGACGAGTGGCAGGAGCTGCCCGCCGCCGAACGCTGGTCGGCGCTGGCCACGGCGTGGCTCGCGGCGACGCGGACGGCGGGGCTCGTGGGCGGCCGCGACGGCAAGGACCGCACGCTCTCCGCGCTCGGCCCGCACCTGGACCGCTCGACCGCCCCCGAGGTACGGCACCGGGTCCTCGCGCTCGCCGCCACGCTGCCGGAGGGCACGGCGCCCGTCCCCGAGACGCTCCAGAACCGGCTCCGCTGGGAGCGCCCGTCCGCATCGCGCGGCCGCCCCGCGCAGGACGGCGCCGCGAACCCGTCCGACTCGCCGACCCCGCAGGACCTGCGGTCGCGCATCGCGCAGTGGACGCTGAACGAGGCGGAGATGCTGGGTGTCACGGGACGCGGGGCGCTGTCGTCACACGGCCGAGCACTGCTGTCCGCCTCCTCCGGAGCATCCGCCTCCACCGGCCCCGAGGGCGCGTCCGCCGACCCGTCCGTCGAGCAGAGCCTCGCCGCCGCCCACGCCACGCGGCTCCTCGCCCCGCTCCTCCCCGAGCCCCTCGACCACGTCCTGCTCCAGGCCGACCTCACCGCCGTGGCCCCCGGCCCGCTGGAGCGGCCGCTCGCCGACGCCCTCGCCGTCCTGGCCGACGTGGAGTCGAAGGGCGGCGCCACCGTCTACCGCTTCACGCCGGGTTCCGTACGCCGTGCGCTCGACGCCGGGCAGTCCGCGTCCGACCTGCACGCGTTCCTGGCGGCACACTCCCGCACGCCCGTCCCGCAGCCCCTCGCCTATCTCATCGACGACGTGGCGCGGAAACACGGCCACCTGCGGATCGGGGCCGCGTCCGCGTACGTCCGCTGCGACGACGAGGCCCTCCTCAACGAGATCCTCGCCGACAAGCGCACCCAGAGCCTGCGGCTGCGCCGCCTCGCGCCGACCGTGCTCGCCGCCCAGGCGGACCCCGGCACGCTCCTCGACGGACTGCGCGCGATGGGTTTCGCGCCGGCCGCGGAGAGCGCGGAGGGCGACGTCCTGATCACCCGCGCGCACGCCCACCGGACGCCTCCGCGCTCGGCTCCCGAGCCGGTGCCGGACGGGCCGCCGCTGCCCGGCGCCACGCTCATCGGCGCGGCGGTGCGGGCGATCCGGGCGGGCGACCTGGCGTCGACGGCGCCGCGCAAGGAGGCCCCGACGTCGCCGTCGGACGGCCGTCTGCCGCGTACGACGGCGGCGGAGACCCTCGCCACGATGCAGGCGGCGGTGCTGACGGGCGAGGCGCTCTGGATCGGGTACGTGAACGCGGAGGGCACGGCGAGCCAGCGGGTCATCGCTCCGGTGCGGGTGGAGGGCGGCTTCGTCACGGCCTACGACCACACGGCGGACGAGGTCCGCACGTACCCCTTGCACCGCGTAACAGGCGTCGCCGAACTGGCCGACGACTGA
- a CDS encoding metallophosphoesterase family protein: MLTRVAVLSDIHGVLPALEAVLAEPEVRAADRVVLTGDITAGPQPAEVLDLLAELGDRAVPISGNADRELLEYRRGHRDTIPDPIGPWAADQLRTDHLDLLERLPRSARLTLTGLGDVLFCHATPRDDEEIVLVDSRPERWAEVLDGVDPAVRTVVCGHTHMPFVRLAHGRTAVNPGSVGMPYGRPGAHWALLGPGIELRTTPYDIDAAVARLTRECGYPDVADWADHYLRARDSDTDALAVFGPLDGRER, from the coding sequence ATGCTGACCCGAGTGGCCGTTCTCTCCGACATCCACGGCGTCCTGCCCGCCCTCGAAGCCGTCCTCGCGGAGCCGGAGGTGCGCGCGGCGGACCGGGTGGTGCTGACCGGCGACATCACAGCGGGCCCACAGCCCGCCGAGGTACTCGACCTGCTGGCCGAGCTCGGCGACCGCGCCGTCCCGATCAGCGGCAACGCCGACCGTGAGCTGCTCGAATACCGCCGCGGCCACCGCGACACCATCCCCGACCCCATCGGCCCCTGGGCGGCGGACCAACTCCGCACGGACCACCTGGACCTCCTGGAGCGGCTCCCGCGGTCGGCGCGCCTCACGCTCACGGGCCTCGGCGACGTCCTCTTCTGCCACGCCACGCCCCGCGACGACGAGGAGATCGTCCTGGTCGACTCCCGCCCCGAACGGTGGGCGGAGGTCCTCGACGGCGTCGACCCCGCCGTGCGCACGGTGGTCTGCGGCCACACCCACATGCCGTTCGTCCGCCTCGCCCACGGCCGCACGGCCGTCAACCCCGGCAGCGTCGGCATGCCCTACGGCCGCCCGGGCGCCCACTGGGCCCTCCTCGGCCCCGGCATCGAGCTGCGCACCACGCCGTACGACATCGACGCCGCCGTGGCCCGCCTGACCCGGGAGTGCGGCTACCCCGACGTCGCGGACTGGGCGGACCACTACTTGCGGGCCCGCGACAGCGACACGGACGCGCTCGCGGTGTTCGGGCCGCTGGACGGGCGGGAGCGGTAG
- a CDS encoding HelD family protein, with protein sequence MHAQNDPHEPAGPLARERGHLAASRSALRAMREDAEALDIRDVTANWVNAAVLSRQLDERIKSLADLAHTPLFFGRLDYLHAPGAEQAEGAEGEQFYIGRRHVHDADGDPMVIDWRAPVSQPFYRASKKDPMDIALRRRFGYTGGDLTAYEDEHLSDPGEAERTSELLQREIERPRVGPMRDIVATIQPEQDEIVRSGLGGSVCVQGGPGTGKTAVGLHRVAYLLYAHRERLARTGTLVIGPNDSFLHYIEQVLPALGELEVKQATVDDLVAHVEVRGTDDASAALVKGDARMAEVLRNAVRSHVTLPTEPVVVVRGSRRWRIPAYELEEIVGELLARDIRYGAARDALPQRIAHAVLVRMEQAGEAPDDRVQDAVARNAAVKAAVKAVWPPVEPTKLVLRLLSDAGFLAEHAEGVLSDDEQKAVLWAKPARSVKSAKWSAADAVLIDEATDLVARTHSLGHVVLDEAQDLSPMQYRAVGRRCTTGSATVLGDLAQGTTPWATRSWDEALAHLGKESAVVEELTAGFRVPREVIAYASRLLPDIAPGLTAVDSVRESPGSLAVRRVASTTDDTADDAAEALDAGCLDACAESLRQEGSVGLIAADARVPALADALTAAGMPYLDPGQETTPDTRLTLVPASLAKGLEYDYVVLDEPSAVVAGEPDERTGLRRLYVALTRAVSGLIVVHAADLPVQLG encoded by the coding sequence GTGCATGCCCAGAACGACCCCCACGAGCCCGCTGGGCCCCTGGCCAGAGAACGCGGTCATCTCGCCGCGTCCCGTTCCGCCCTGCGCGCCATGCGCGAGGACGCCGAGGCCCTCGACATCCGTGACGTCACCGCGAACTGGGTGAACGCCGCCGTCCTGTCGCGGCAGCTCGACGAGCGGATCAAGTCGCTCGCCGATCTCGCGCACACCCCGCTGTTCTTCGGACGGCTCGACTATCTGCACGCGCCCGGCGCCGAGCAGGCCGAGGGCGCCGAGGGGGAGCAGTTCTACATCGGGCGGCGGCACGTGCACGACGCCGACGGGGACCCGATGGTCATCGACTGGCGCGCACCCGTCTCGCAGCCGTTCTACCGCGCCTCGAAGAAGGACCCGATGGACATCGCGCTGCGGCGCCGCTTCGGGTACACGGGCGGCGACCTCACCGCGTACGAGGACGAGCACCTCAGCGACCCGGGCGAGGCCGAGCGGACCAGCGAGCTGCTGCAGCGGGAGATCGAGCGGCCGCGCGTCGGCCCGATGCGGGACATCGTCGCCACCATCCAGCCGGAGCAGGACGAGATCGTCCGGAGCGGGCTCGGCGGGAGCGTGTGCGTGCAAGGGGGGCCCGGGACCGGGAAGACCGCCGTCGGGCTGCACCGGGTCGCCTACCTGCTGTACGCCCACCGCGAGCGCCTCGCCCGCACCGGCACCCTCGTCATCGGGCCGAACGACTCCTTCCTGCACTACATCGAGCAGGTCCTGCCCGCCCTCGGCGAGCTGGAGGTCAAGCAGGCCACCGTCGACGACCTCGTCGCCCACGTGGAGGTGCGCGGCACGGACGACGCGTCGGCCGCCCTCGTCAAGGGCGACGCCCGCATGGCGGAGGTGCTGCGCAACGCCGTGCGGTCGCACGTCACCCTGCCCACGGAGCCCGTCGTGGTGGTGCGCGGGTCGCGCAGGTGGCGGATTCCCGCGTACGAACTGGAGGAGATCGTCGGCGAGTTGCTCGCGCGGGACATCCGGTACGGCGCCGCGCGCGACGCACTGCCGCAGCGCATCGCGCACGCCGTGCTCGTCCGCATGGAGCAGGCGGGCGAGGCGCCGGACGACCGCGTGCAGGACGCGGTGGCCCGCAACGCCGCGGTGAAGGCGGCCGTGAAGGCGGTGTGGCCGCCCGTGGAGCCCACGAAGCTCGTGCTGCGGCTGCTGTCGGACGCCGGGTTCCTCGCCGAGCACGCGGAGGGCGTGCTGAGCGATGACGAGCAGAAGGCCGTGCTGTGGGCGAAGCCCGCGCGGAGCGTGAAGTCAGCCAAGTGGTCCGCCGCGGACGCCGTCCTCATCGACGAGGCCACCGACCTCGTCGCGCGCACCCATTCCCTCGGTCACGTGGTGCTGGACGAGGCGCAGGACCTGTCGCCCATGCAGTACCGCGCGGTGGGCCGCCGCTGCACGACCGGCTCGGCGACCGTGCTGGGGGACCTCGCGCAGGGCACGACCCCGTGGGCGACGCGGAGTTGGGACGAGGCGCTGGCGCACCTCGGCAAGGAGAGTGCCGTGGTGGAGGAGCTGACGGCCGGTTTCCGCGTACCGCGCGAGGTCATCGCGTACGCGTCGCGGCTGCTGCCGGACATCGCGCCCGGCCTCACGGCGGTCGACTCGGTGCGCGAGTCGCCGGGTTCGCTCGCGGTGCGCCGGGTGGCGAGCACCACGGACGACACCGCGGACGACGCCGCGGAGGCCCTCGACGCCGGCTGTCTCGACGCGTGTGCGGAGTCCCTGCGGCAGGAGGGGTCCGTCGGGCTCATCGCCGCGGACGCCCGCGTGCCCGCCCTGGCCGACGCGCTGACGGCCGCCGGGATGCCGTATCTCGACCCCGGCCAGGAGACGACGCCCGACACCCGGCTCACGCTCGTGCCCGCGTCCCTCGCGAAGGGCCTGGAGTACGACTACGTGGTGCTCGACGAGCCGTCCGCGGTCGTGGCCGGTGAGCCCGACGAGCGGACGGGTCTGCGCCGTCTGTACGTGGCGCTGACCCGTGCCGTGTCGGGCCTGATCGTCGTCCACGCGGCCGATCTGCCGGTACAGCTGGGTTAG